A window of Lepidochelys kempii isolate rLepKem1 chromosome 1, rLepKem1.hap2, whole genome shotgun sequence contains these coding sequences:
- the LRRC10 gene encoding leucine-rich repeat-containing protein 10, with the protein MVAVILNADSFSMGNTLRAILAFIPSDDCQKYLLGDLEEMPIDRTVDLSSRQLRRFPLHVCSFRELVKLYLSDNNLHQLPPELEQLQNLQILALDFNNFKALPLVVCTLKQLGILYLGNNKLCDLPQELSLLQNLKTLWLESNCLSYLPEVVCELSLLKTLHAGSNALCTLPAGLRCLQELRTIWLSGNLLADFPPVLLHMPFLEVIDVDRNAIRSFPSLAHLPGLKLVIYDHNPCRNAPKVAKGVRRVGRWAEETPEPRKRSELGREEETDDKELPLPPDKQPQPC; encoded by the coding sequence ATGGTAGCAGTGATTTTAAATGCAGACAGTTTCAGTATGGGCAACACGCTGAGAGCAATCCTTGCCTTCATCCCTTCTGACGACTGTCAGAAATACCTCCTGGGAGACCTTGAAGAGATGCCAATTGACAGAACGGTGGATCTGAGCAGCAGGCAGCTGAGGAGATTTCCCTTGCATGTTTGTTCCTTCAGGGAGCTCGTCAAGCTGTACCTGAGCGACAATAACCTGCATCAGCTGCCCCCAGAGCTAGAACAGCTGCAGAACCTCCAGATCTTGGCGTTAGACTTCaacaacttcaaagcgctgccccTGGTGGTGTGCACCCTGAAGCAGCTGGGCATCCTCTACCTGGGCAACAACAAGCTCTGTgacctgccccaggagctcagccTCCTGCAGAATCTCAAAACCTTGTGGCTCGAGTCCAACTGCCTGAGCTACCTGCCCGAGGTGGTGTGTGAGCTGAGCCTCCTCAAGACCCTGCACGCCGGCTCCAACGCGCTGTGCACGTTGCCCGCTGGGCTGCGGTGCCTGCAGGAGCTGCGCACCATCTGGCTCTCCGGCAACCTGCTGGCTGACTTCCCCCCGGTGCTGCTGCACATGCCCTTCCTGGAGGTGATTGACGTGGATCGCAACGCCATCAggtccttccccagcctggctcaCCTCCCCGGCCTCAAGCTGGTGATCTACGACCACAACCCCTGCAGGAATGCACCCAAGGTGGCCAAGGGGGTGCGCAGAGTGGGGAGGTGGGCGGAGGAGACCCCCGAGCCCAGGAAGCGCTCCgagctgggcagggaggaggagaccgATGACAAGGAACTGCCACTTCCCCCTGAcaagcagccccagccctgctaa